A DNA window from Gemmatimonadaceae bacterium contains the following coding sequences:
- a CDS encoding serine/threonine-protein kinase, whose amino-acid sequence MDAEGAASAAGAYDTLTRLNAALAGRYSLERELGRGGMATVYLAKDLRHDREVAIKVLLPELSASIGADRFEREIKLAAKLQHPHILGLFDSGVAEGLMFYVMPFVKGESLRDRIDREGQLPIEDALRITFEVADALGYAHTQGIVHRDVKPENILLQGDYALVADFGIARAVSEAGAAKLTQTGMAMGTPVYMAPEQSVGEVVGPTADLYSLGCMLYEMLAGEPPFTGKNAVAIMARHAMEQVPSIRIVRSTVPEEVEEAIFRVMAKVPADRPQTAAAFSELMGAPLGATSTMRARATAQFRRPTPMAGVPAVPARAKWQIPVGVAALLLIVAGGAFGIWSTFSGRRVSVEGPEARRLAVLYFQDLSRDSSLGPLADGLTEELIRTLSTSSSLTVISRTGVERFRGGAVPPDSISRLLRVGYLVRGDVEPDGDKVRVSVRLDDGSGVNLKRASFTGSAANQLALRDTIAVVASDLIRQQLGAELNLKEQSFRTASKDAWLLLQRGEQAWKSAEAALGRGEAPAVETQFHAADSLFALAWKADPKWPEPETRRAALAYRRARLAGRDAVAIAKWVTVGVAHADSAISLDKDNADALEARGFNLYFGWISGIESDAARKAASLAAARADLERATTLNPRQAGAFAMLASLYYQVEDASLSDVLIAATRAYEGDEFLSNANVVLNRLIMANYDLGQFDKAGQWCATARQRFPKEMRFTRCRLYLLTTRAEPPNIAAAWAISDSAVALAAPAAQPLERLTANMLVAAVIARAAKAGQPALADSARHLVRASLGDPQIDGLRELAYYGSFVHAILGDNDDAIRLLKEYLAANPQRLQSMRNDPGWWFKDLEREPRFRQLLGQQ is encoded by the coding sequence GTGGACGCCGAGGGAGCAGCGAGCGCGGCTGGCGCCTACGACACCCTGACACGGCTGAACGCCGCGCTCGCGGGCCGCTACTCGCTGGAGCGCGAACTCGGGCGCGGCGGCATGGCGACGGTCTACCTCGCCAAGGACCTGCGGCACGACCGCGAAGTCGCCATCAAGGTGCTCCTGCCGGAACTCTCCGCGTCCATCGGCGCCGACCGCTTCGAGCGCGAGATCAAGCTCGCCGCCAAGCTGCAGCATCCGCACATCCTCGGGCTCTTCGACTCCGGGGTCGCCGAAGGGTTGATGTTCTACGTGATGCCCTTCGTGAAGGGCGAGTCGCTGCGCGATCGCATTGACCGCGAGGGACAGCTCCCGATCGAGGACGCGCTCCGCATCACGTTCGAGGTTGCCGACGCGCTGGGCTACGCCCACACCCAGGGGATCGTGCACCGCGACGTGAAACCGGAGAACATCCTCCTGCAGGGCGACTACGCCCTCGTCGCCGACTTCGGCATCGCCCGCGCGGTCAGCGAGGCGGGGGCGGCCAAGCTGACGCAGACGGGCATGGCGATGGGGACGCCGGTCTACATGGCGCCCGAGCAGTCGGTGGGCGAAGTGGTCGGTCCCACGGCCGACCTGTACAGTCTCGGCTGCATGCTCTACGAGATGCTCGCCGGCGAGCCGCCCTTCACGGGGAAGAACGCGGTGGCGATCATGGCGCGGCACGCGATGGAACAGGTGCCGAGCATTCGCATCGTGCGTTCCACCGTCCCCGAGGAAGTCGAAGAGGCCATCTTCCGGGTGATGGCGAAGGTGCCGGCCGATCGTCCGCAAACGGCCGCCGCGTTCAGCGAACTGATGGGCGCGCCGCTTGGCGCCACGTCCACCATGCGGGCGCGCGCCACGGCGCAGTTCCGCCGGCCGACGCCGATGGCGGGTGTGCCGGCGGTTCCGGCGCGCGCGAAGTGGCAGATCCCCGTCGGCGTGGCCGCGCTGCTGCTCATCGTGGCCGGCGGCGCCTTCGGCATCTGGAGCACCTTCAGCGGACGCCGCGTCAGCGTCGAAGGGCCGGAGGCCCGACGGCTCGCGGTGCTCTACTTCCAGGACCTGAGCCGCGACTCGTCGCTCGGGCCGCTCGCCGATGGACTCACCGAAGAGCTGATCCGCACGCTCTCCACGTCGTCAAGCCTCACCGTGATTTCGCGCACCGGTGTCGAGCGCTTCCGCGGCGGCGCCGTGCCGCCCGACAGCATCTCCCGGTTGCTGCGCGTGGGGTATCTCGTGCGCGGCGATGTGGAACCCGATGGCGACAAGGTGCGCGTGAGCGTGCGCCTCGACGACGGCAGCGGCGTGAACCTCAAGCGCGCGTCGTTCACGGGCTCGGCCGCCAACCAGCTCGCGTTGCGCGACACGATCGCCGTCGTCGCGTCGGACCTGATCCGGCAGCAGTTGGGGGCAGAACTGAACCTCAAGGAACAGAGCTTCCGCACCGCGAGCAAGGACGCCTGGTTGCTTCTCCAGCGTGGCGAGCAGGCGTGGAAGTCGGCCGAGGCGGCGCTCGGGCGTGGCGAGGCGCCGGCGGTCGAGACGCAGTTCCATGCCGCCGACTCGCTCTTCGCGCTCGCGTGGAAGGCCGACCCGAAGTGGCCCGAGCCCGAGACGCGGCGGGCGGCCCTGGCGTATCGCCGCGCACGGCTCGCCGGACGCGACGCCGTCGCGATCGCCAAGTGGGTGACGGTCGGCGTCGCGCACGCTGACAGCGCGATCTCGCTCGACAAGGACAATGCGGACGCCCTCGAGGCGCGCGGGTTCAACCTGTACTTCGGCTGGATCTCGGGCATCGAGTCGGACGCGGCCAGGAAGGCCGCGTCGCTCGCCGCGGCGCGGGCCGACCTCGAGCGCGCCACGACGCTCAATCCACGGCAGGCGGGGGCGTTCGCGATGCTCGCGTCGCTCTACTATCAGGTGGAGGACGCGTCGCTGTCGGATGTGCTGATCGCCGCCACGCGCGCGTACGAGGGCGACGAGTTCCTGTCGAACGCCAACGTCGTGCTCAATCGCCTCATCATGGCGAACTACGACCTCGGCCAGTTCGACAAGGCGGGGCAGTGGTGCGCCACGGCGCGCCAGCGCTTCCCCAAGGAGATGCGCTTCACCCGCTGCCGCCTGTACCTGCTCACGACGCGCGCCGAGCCGCCCAATATTGCGGCGGCGTGGGCCATCTCCGACTCGGCCGTGGCGCTGGCGGCGCCCGCCGCCCAGCCACTTGAGCGGCTGACCGCCAATATGCTCGTGGCCGCGGTCATCGCCCGCGCCGCCAAGGCGGGCCAGCCGGCCCTGGCCGACAGCGCCCGACACCTGGTGCGCGCTTCGCTGGGTGACCCGCAGATCGACGGGTTGCGCGAGCTCGCCTACTATGGCTCGTTCGTCCACGCCATCCTGGGCGACAACGACGACGCCATCCGGCTGCTGAAGGAGTATCTGGCCGCCAACCCGCAGCGGCTGCAGTCGATGCGGAACGACCCGGGGTGGTGGTTCAAGGACCTCGAACGCGAACCCCGCTTCCGCCAGCTCCTCGGCCAGCAGTAG
- a CDS encoding alpha-L-fucosidase yields the protein MINRRDFICAGTQAALVSLAAPTLARALSPALAPALSAPWSAPDRMQWWREARFGMFVHFGLYSTLAGEWNGRTDYGEWIRNNARIPIEQYDTFLQRFNPTAFDADRMAALAAAAGMKYLVITTKHHDGFSLWPSKQGAFNVAHTPYQRDIMRAVADACRRHGVVPCWYHSIMDWHHPDYLPRRDWEKSARPAAGASFDRYVQYLHAQVEELLTWYGDIGVMWFDGEWEGETWTYARGEALAEHVLRLSPRTLINSRVVGQPANGLEAKLTRPKLGDFGTPEQKVPDRGLPGVDWESCITMNNNWGYNRADNNWKSVPALVGLLTETASKGGNLLLNVGPKGDGSVPAESVERLEGIARWMKTHGEAIHGTQASPFDGLAFRVTRGARRFNCFFFEWPSSREVLLPGLRTLPQRARMLGGAPRDTLTARRVDQGVVVTLPQRASDPVCSVLALDFAQAPEIAGA from the coding sequence ATGATCAATCGCCGCGATTTCATCTGCGCCGGTACGCAGGCCGCGCTCGTCTCGCTCGCGGCGCCAACGTTGGCGCGCGCCCTCTCCCCCGCCCTCGCCCCCGCCCTGTCCGCGCCGTGGAGTGCACCCGACCGGATGCAGTGGTGGCGCGAGGCGCGGTTCGGAATGTTCGTCCACTTCGGCCTCTACTCGACGCTGGCCGGCGAGTGGAATGGGCGCACCGACTACGGCGAGTGGATCCGCAACAACGCGCGGATCCCGATCGAGCAGTACGATACGTTCCTCCAGCGATTCAACCCGACCGCCTTCGACGCCGACCGCATGGCCGCGCTCGCCGCCGCCGCGGGGATGAAGTACCTGGTGATCACCACCAAGCACCACGACGGTTTCTCGCTCTGGCCATCGAAGCAGGGCGCGTTCAACGTCGCGCACACGCCGTACCAGCGCGACATCATGCGCGCCGTTGCCGACGCCTGCCGGCGCCACGGCGTCGTGCCGTGCTGGTACCACTCCATCATGGACTGGCACCATCCCGACTACCTGCCGCGCCGCGACTGGGAGAAGTCCGCGCGGCCCGCCGCCGGCGCGTCGTTCGACCGCTACGTGCAGTACCTGCACGCGCAGGTGGAAGAACTACTCACCTGGTACGGTGACATTGGCGTGATGTGGTTCGACGGGGAGTGGGAGGGCGAGACCTGGACCTACGCGCGCGGCGAGGCGCTCGCCGAACACGTGCTTCGGCTGAGCCCGCGCACGCTCATCAACAGCCGGGTGGTCGGCCAGCCGGCCAACGGGCTCGAGGCCAAGCTCACCCGGCCGAAGCTGGGCGACTTCGGCACGCCCGAGCAGAAGGTCCCGGATCGCGGGCTCCCCGGCGTTGACTGGGAGTCGTGCATCACGATGAACAACAACTGGGGCTACAATCGCGCGGACAACAATTGGAAGTCGGTCCCGGCGCTCGTCGGCCTGCTCACCGAGACGGCGTCCAAGGGCGGCAACCTGCTGCTGAACGTCGGCCCCAAGGGCGACGGTTCGGTGCCGGCCGAGAGCGTCGAGCGACTCGAGGGCATCGCGCGCTGGATGAAGACACACGGCGAGGCGATCCACGGCACGCAGGCGTCGCCCTTCGACGGCCTGGCCTTCCGCGTCACGCGCGGGGCGCGGCGGTTCAATTGCTTCTTCTTCGAGTGGCCGTCATCGCGGGAGGTGCTGCTCCCCGGGCTGCGCACGCTGCCGCAACGCGCACGAATGCTCGGCGGCGCACCGCGCGACACGCTCACGGCGCGCCGCGTGGACCAGGGCGTGGTCGTCACGCTCCCGCAGCGGGCGAGCGACCCCGTCTGCTCGGTGCTTGCCCTCGACTTCGCACAGGCACCGGAGATCGCCGGCGCCTGA
- a CDS encoding cytochrome c, producing MRLRPTVVSLLAAGLAAVAACHPGGVRRPPQVTPVSVALGDSLFNTGACQRCHGKGGVGAQNAPALDGKRWLQLKTGSYDEIVKIITEGVPQTAIKDPAHRFAMRGRGGPMNLNDAQVQAVAAYVWTLSHK from the coding sequence ATGCGTCTCCGCCCGACCGTCGTCTCCCTGCTCGCCGCCGGCCTCGCGGCCGTGGCCGCCTGCCATCCGGGCGGCGTGCGCCGTCCGCCCCAGGTCACACCCGTGAGCGTCGCGCTCGGCGATTCGCTCTTCAATACCGGCGCCTGCCAGCGGTGCCACGGCAAGGGCGGCGTCGGCGCGCAGAACGCCCCCGCTTTGGACGGCAAGAGGTGGCTGCAGCTCAAGACGGGGAGCTACGACGAGATCGTGAAAATCATTACCGAAGGCGTGCCGCAGACGGCCATCAAGGACCCTGCGCACCGGTTTGCCATGCGCGGCCGTGGCGGCCCGATGAACCTCAACGACGCGCAGGTGCAGGCCGTGGCCGCGTACGTCTGGACGCTGTCGCACAAGTAG
- a CDS encoding TerB family tellurite resistance protein produces the protein MLDSLRHFIRQRRSVEIRRTPAESPHDEIQLAATALLLDLAYADGELTPPERSAVESALSRHFNLDVPSVHELLTMAEDVRRKAVDHFQFTQMICDHLDVGQRVVLAEVMYGVILSDGRVDDSESMLLRKLANLLDVAPGYLSEAKRRASQSHPAY, from the coding sequence ATGCTGGACTCCCTCCGCCACTTCATCCGCCAGCGGCGGTCGGTGGAGATTCGGCGCACCCCGGCCGAATCTCCGCACGACGAAATTCAGCTGGCAGCCACCGCGCTGCTGCTGGACCTGGCCTACGCCGACGGCGAACTCACGCCGCCGGAGCGGTCGGCCGTGGAATCAGCGCTGAGCCGACATTTCAATCTCGACGTCCCCAGCGTGCACGAACTCCTGACGATGGCAGAAGACGTGCGCCGAAAGGCGGTGGATCACTTCCAGTTCACGCAGATGATCTGCGATCACCTCGACGTGGGCCAGCGCGTGGTGCTGGCCGAGGTGATGTACGGCGTGATCCTGTCCGACGGACGCGTGGACGACAGCGAGTCGATGCTGCTGCGCAAGCTCGCCAACTTGCTCGACGTCGCCCCGGGCTACTTGAGCGAGGCCAAGCGGCGGGCGAGCCAGTCGCACCCGGCCTACTGA
- a CDS encoding M20 family peptidase: MKKVLLALLGLVALCVVVVVANTARHSATAESRAVAPVTVAVDSAGAIARLATAVQFQTISYEEGTRAPDSAAFRALHEHLRTSFPLVHQHLTRETVAGLALLYTWKGSDTTLAPVVLMGHLDVVPVIPGTEAAWTQPPFSGAVADGFIWGRGTLDDKVSVLAVLEGAEGALRAGFQPKRTIYFAFGHDEEVGGSGARALKAELIKRGIKAPALVLDEGGAIMPGAVVGAKGTVALIGASEKGFLSLQLTVKGTGGHSSTPPAHTAIGRLATAITRLEQSPFPLVLDGPSRQMMERLQPAMPYAARMAMSNLWLFGPMVVKGMAAKPAGAAMLRTTTAVTIVSGGVKANVLPIAARATVNFRIRPGETIASVTERVRQVIADSGVAIEAVGFRTEPSPVSDASGLGFKVVERSLREIFSEPDLIVTPYLVTGGTDARNWSDVSSQTFRFLAAPMTADALTRAHGTNERVALGGYLSAVRFYERLLRNTDGL, translated from the coding sequence ATGAAGAAAGTTCTGCTCGCCCTCCTGGGCCTCGTCGCGCTGTGCGTTGTTGTCGTGGTCGCGAACACGGCCCGCCATTCGGCCACCGCCGAGTCCAGGGCGGTAGCGCCGGTTACGGTGGCCGTCGATTCCGCGGGCGCGATCGCGCGGCTCGCCACGGCCGTGCAGTTCCAGACCATCAGCTATGAAGAGGGGACGCGCGCTCCCGACAGTGCCGCGTTTCGCGCGCTGCACGAACATCTGCGCACCAGCTTCCCGCTGGTGCATCAGCACCTGACGCGGGAGACCGTCGCCGGCCTCGCGCTGCTGTACACCTGGAAAGGGAGCGACACGACGCTCGCCCCGGTGGTGCTGATGGGACATCTGGACGTGGTCCCCGTCATTCCGGGAACCGAAGCGGCGTGGACGCAGCCGCCATTCTCCGGCGCCGTGGCCGATGGGTTCATCTGGGGACGCGGCACGCTCGACGACAAGGTTTCCGTGCTCGCCGTGCTCGAAGGCGCCGAAGGCGCGTTGCGCGCCGGCTTCCAGCCCAAGCGCACCATCTACTTCGCGTTCGGCCATGACGAGGAAGTCGGTGGGAGCGGGGCGCGCGCACTCAAGGCCGAGCTGATCAAGCGCGGCATCAAGGCGCCGGCGCTCGTGCTGGACGAGGGTGGCGCCATCATGCCCGGTGCGGTCGTCGGCGCCAAGGGGACCGTGGCGCTCATCGGCGCCTCGGAGAAGGGATTTCTCTCGCTGCAACTGACGGTGAAGGGCACCGGAGGGCACTCCTCCACGCCGCCGGCACATACCGCCATCGGTCGCTTGGCCACGGCCATCACCCGCCTGGAGCAGTCACCCTTCCCGCTGGTGCTGGATGGCCCAAGCCGGCAGATGATGGAACGCCTGCAGCCCGCCATGCCCTACGCCGCCCGGATGGCAATGAGCAACCTGTGGCTCTTCGGTCCGATGGTGGTGAAGGGAATGGCGGCCAAGCCCGCCGGCGCCGCGATGCTGCGCACCACAACCGCCGTCACGATCGTCAGCGGCGGGGTGAAGGCCAACGTCCTGCCCATCGCGGCCAGGGCGACCGTCAATTTCCGCATTCGCCCCGGCGAGACGATCGCCAGCGTGACGGAGCGCGTGCGGCAGGTGATCGCCGACTCCGGCGTCGCCATCGAGGCGGTGGGATTCCGCACCGAGCCGTCGCCGGTGAGTGACGCCAGCGGGCTCGGCTTCAAGGTGGTGGAACGCTCGCTGCGCGAGATCTTCTCCGAGCCGGACCTCATCGTGACGCCGTACCTTGTCACCGGCGGCACCGACGCCCGAAACTGGTCCGACGTCAGCAGCCAGACGTTTCGCTTTCTCGCCGCGCCGATGACGGCCGACGCCCTCACGCGGGCGCATGGCACCAACGAGCGCGTCGCGCTCGGCGGCTACCTCAGCGCGGTGCGCTTCTACGAGCGCCTGCTGCGGAACACCGACGGGCTGTAG
- a CDS encoding hydantoinase B/oxoprolinase family protein, with translation MSGFDPLAIRVFASSVAMIAEEMGAVLTRGSLSPNIRERRDASCALFDAAGRMIAQAAHIPVHLGAMPEAVRAVRERGPAAGDVWLLNDPYHGGSHLPDLTMVEAIEDGGGIAGYAAVRAHHADVGGMSPGSMPFGATELVQEGIVLPPVRLAPLGVLDESLLALVLANVRTPGERRGDLAAQQSACHAGAAGWRALRAREGVTHVETGASALLDYAERRAVARLRELGDLDAEAEDFLEGDGVTDALVPVRVKLRVRDGRLTLDFHGTSPRVRGNINCPVAVTRAAALFVLRSLLDDDVPTNDGIARPIEIITPDDCFIAARWPSAVAAGNVETSQRITDLLFAALANAGVPAPAQGQGTMNNVTFGGDGWTFYETLGGGQGASHRGPGPSAVHVGMSNTRNTPIESLEQAYPIRIDTYAVRRGSGGRGAKAGGDGVVRRYRVLERCTVTLLTERRMRAPRGSHGGGDGAPGHNLLNGASLPAKCRRELQPGDVLTIETPGGGGYGD, from the coding sequence ATGAGCGGCTTCGATCCGCTGGCCATTCGCGTCTTCGCGTCGAGCGTCGCGATGATCGCCGAGGAGATGGGCGCCGTGCTCACGCGCGGGTCGCTGTCGCCCAACATCCGCGAGCGCCGCGATGCGTCGTGCGCGCTGTTCGACGCCGCCGGGCGGATGATCGCGCAGGCGGCGCACATTCCGGTGCACCTCGGCGCGATGCCCGAGGCGGTGCGCGCCGTGCGCGAGCGCGGGCCGGCCGCCGGCGATGTCTGGCTGCTCAACGATCCGTATCACGGCGGATCGCACCTGCCCGACCTCACGATGGTCGAGGCGATCGAGGACGGCGGCGGCATCGCCGGCTACGCGGCGGTGCGCGCGCATCACGCCGACGTCGGCGGGATGAGCCCCGGATCGATGCCATTCGGCGCCACCGAGCTGGTGCAGGAGGGGATCGTGCTGCCGCCCGTCCGGCTCGCGCCGCTGGGGGTGCTCGACGAGTCGCTTCTTGCGCTGGTGCTCGCCAACGTGCGCACGCCGGGCGAGCGGCGCGGCGATCTGGCCGCCCAGCAGTCGGCCTGCCACGCGGGAGCGGCGGGGTGGCGCGCCCTGCGCGCCCGCGAGGGCGTGACGCACGTCGAGACGGGGGCGTCGGCCCTGCTCGACTACGCCGAACGCCGCGCCGTGGCGCGCCTGCGCGAGCTCGGCGACCTCGACGCCGAGGCGGAGGACTTCCTCGAGGGCGACGGCGTCACCGATGCGCTCGTGCCGGTGCGCGTGAAGCTGCGCGTGCGCGATGGTCGCCTGACGCTCGACTTCCACGGCACGAGCCCGCGCGTGCGCGGCAACATCAATTGTCCGGTGGCGGTCACGCGCGCCGCGGCGCTCTTCGTGCTGCGCTCGCTCCTGGATGACGACGTGCCGACGAATGACGGCATTGCGCGCCCCATCGAGATCATCACGCCCGACGATTGCTTCATTGCCGCACGCTGGCCGAGCGCCGTGGCGGCGGGGAACGTGGAAACGTCGCAGCGCATCACCGACCTGCTCTTCGCCGCGCTCGCAAATGCCGGCGTGCCGGCTCCCGCGCAGGGGCAGGGGACGATGAACAACGTCACCTTTGGCGGCGATGGCTGGACGTTCTACGAGACGCTCGGCGGCGGCCAGGGGGCCAGCCATCGCGGACCCGGGCCGAGCGCCGTGCACGTGGGGATGAGCAACACGCGCAACACGCCCATCGAGTCGCTTGAGCAGGCGTATCCCATCCGTATCGACACCTACGCGGTGCGTCGCGGGTCGGGCGGACGCGGGGCGAAGGCCGGCGGCGATGGCGTCGTGCGCCGCTATCGCGTGCTCGAGCGCTGCACGGTGACGCTGCTCACCGAGCGGCGAATGCGCGCGCCGCGCGGGTCGCACGGGGGCGGGGACGGCGCCCCCGGCCATAACCTGCTGAACGGCGCGTCGCTCCCCGCCAAGTGCCGGCGCGAACTGCAGCCGGGCGACGTGCTGACGATCGAGACACCGGGTGGCGGGGGGTACGGCGATTGA